In Halosegnis marinus, one genomic interval encodes:
- a CDS encoding sulfatase produces the protein MTREDLRGAVLVTVDSLRADAPETMPTLTALGERGARFENAFATGNWTPFSFPSILGADPVFTTDGSLGPSDRPTLAETLRDAGVETAGFNAANGFLTPHWGYDRGFDRFEAFTDGTGWLDAHPTVHGWLQFAGWPLRRARDTLRGDGGNHAVDTSKLLAVEERATDFLDTVEGPFFLWVHLMDTHTPYVPAPRYVREVTDGSVGTLGMLRAHVRAGLGREVSGHTLDRLRALYDAAALQVDDALSRLLDTLDATGLRDDTLVVVAGDHGEEFTEHGHLAHYPKLYDELAHVPLVVDDPRAEGRVVDTPVSLDTVPATIAEALGVAGAFDGRSSLSVVTEGEQPPADPVVSVALRGETVTQQPIPRTLADGDLLASARSARWTYIHNTADGSHELYDRRADPGEGTNIWPEESGSREVRRLRDAVEAHLDRIVDDEEAEELPDDVKERLETLGYR, from the coding sequence GTGACACGGGAGGACCTGCGGGGGGCCGTGCTCGTGACGGTGGATTCGCTGCGCGCCGACGCCCCCGAGACGATGCCGACCCTGACCGCGCTGGGCGAGCGCGGGGCTCGCTTCGAGAACGCCTTCGCGACGGGCAACTGGACGCCCTTCTCGTTTCCCTCGATACTCGGCGCGGACCCGGTCTTCACGACCGACGGGTCGCTGGGGCCCTCCGACCGTCCCACCCTCGCGGAGACGCTCCGCGACGCGGGCGTCGAGACGGCCGGCTTCAACGCCGCGAACGGCTTCCTCACGCCGCACTGGGGCTACGACCGCGGCTTCGACCGCTTCGAGGCGTTCACCGACGGGACGGGGTGGCTCGACGCCCACCCGACGGTCCACGGCTGGCTCCAGTTCGCCGGGTGGCCGCTCCGGCGCGCCCGCGACACCCTCCGCGGCGACGGGGGGAACCACGCCGTCGACACCTCGAAACTGCTCGCCGTCGAGGAGCGCGCGACGGACTTCCTCGACACCGTCGAGGGCCCCTTCTTCCTGTGGGTCCACCTGATGGACACCCACACTCCCTACGTCCCCGCGCCGCGGTACGTCCGGGAGGTGACCGACGGCTCCGTCGGCACCCTCGGGATGCTCCGCGCGCACGTCCGTGCCGGCCTCGGCCGGGAGGTGTCGGGGCACACGCTCGACCGCCTGCGCGCGCTGTACGACGCCGCCGCCCTCCAGGTGGACGACGCGCTCTCGCGGCTGCTCGACACCCTCGACGCGACCGGCCTGCGCGACGACACGCTCGTCGTCGTGGCCGGCGACCACGGCGAGGAGTTCACCGAACACGGCCACCTCGCGCACTACCCGAAGCTGTACGACGAACTCGCGCACGTCCCCCTCGTGGTGGACGACCCGCGCGCCGAGGGGCGCGTCGTGGACACGCCCGTCAGCCTCGACACCGTGCCGGCGACGATAGCCGAGGCGCTCGGCGTCGCCGGCGCGTTCGACGGCCGCTCCTCCCTCTCGGTGGTGACCGAGGGCGAACAGCCGCCCGCCGACCCCGTCGTCTCCGTCGCCCTGCGCGGCGAGACGGTCACCCAACAGCCCATCCCGCGGACGCTCGCGGACGGCGACCTGCTCGCCAGCGCGCGCTCCGCGCGGTGGACGTACATCCACAACACCGCCGACGGGAGCCACGAGCTGTACGACCGGCGCGCGGACCCCGGCGAGGGGACGAACATCTGGCCCGAGGAGTCCGGGAGCCGCGAGGTGCGCCGGCTCCGCGACGCCGTCGAGGCCCACCTCGACCGTATCGTGGACGACGAGGAGGCCGAGGAACTGCCCGACGACGTGAAGGAGCGGCTGGAGACGCTCGGCTACCGTTAG
- a CDS encoding peroxiredoxin family protein → MGDADGLDVGETAPDFTAELVDPDGTVREASLSELVDEKPVLLTFYTVDFSPDCIEEWCSFRDFDWFAASEDVQVVGVSKSRPYLHKRFISYLDLNFPLFSDPDLDVAEKFEVSYKAFHLFSRSRRSCFLVDGDRTVQYRWLGEHWLDPTRDTPPVGEIHEALVDILDGGGDEDPDDGFSGAFA, encoded by the coding sequence ATGGGCGACGCAGACGGGCTCGACGTGGGGGAGACCGCACCCGACTTCACCGCCGAGTTGGTCGACCCCGACGGCACCGTCCGTGAGGCCAGCCTCTCCGAACTGGTCGACGAGAAACCGGTGCTGCTCACCTTCTACACGGTCGATTTCAGCCCGGACTGCATCGAGGAGTGGTGTTCGTTCCGCGACTTCGACTGGTTCGCCGCGAGCGAGGACGTCCAGGTCGTCGGCGTCAGCAAGTCCCGGCCGTACCTCCACAAGCGGTTCATCTCGTATCTGGACCTGAACTTCCCGCTCTTCTCGGACCCGGACCTCGACGTGGCGGAGAAGTTCGAGGTGAGCTACAAGGCCTTCCACCTGTTCTCGCGCTCGCGGCGCTCGTGTTTTCTCGTGGACGGCGACCGCACCGTGCAGTACCGTTGGCTGGGCGAACACTGGCTCGACCCCACGCGCGACACGCCCCCGGTCGGCGAAATACACGAGGCGCTGGTGGACATCCTCGACGGCGGGGGCGACGAGGACCCGGACGACGGCTTCTCCGGCGCGTTCGCCTGA
- a CDS encoding MBL fold metallo-hydrolase translates to MNQGHAVAVHRIEFGVDWPPGHVACYLVDAAEPVLVDAGTPQGLAGGEETATFRAGLAEAGYEPEDIEHLVVTHPHVDHVGQVPTVLEAGDPTVYAPAGVRERFARDADALADRVRANASAYGLTGETLDREVAAAVESLERDRDLLPPDRVDVWLEPGRVELGPLDATAVHTPGHQADHLAYLLDDDVLLSGDTAMAPFRPVLLHDGMDDGHTEAFPGAFAALDRLAEHDPERVYPGHGEVHDRLDEVVERDRGKLTSRLDRVESLVADGNDTLHAVAAALTPSVETRRMFSETMSALAHLEREGRIERETVEGVYRFR, encoded by the coding sequence ATGAATCAGGGCCACGCCGTCGCGGTCCACCGCATCGAGTTCGGGGTGGACTGGCCGCCCGGCCACGTCGCCTGCTACCTCGTCGACGCCGCCGAACCCGTCCTCGTGGACGCCGGCACCCCGCAGGGGCTGGCCGGCGGCGAGGAGACGGCGACGTTCCGGGCCGGCCTCGCCGAGGCCGGCTACGAACCGGAGGACATCGAACACCTCGTCGTCACCCACCCGCACGTCGACCACGTCGGACAGGTCCCGACGGTGCTGGAGGCGGGGGACCCGACCGTGTACGCGCCGGCCGGCGTCCGCGAGCGGTTCGCCCGCGACGCCGACGCGCTGGCCGACCGCGTCCGCGCGAACGCGAGCGCCTACGGCCTCACGGGGGAGACGCTCGACCGGGAGGTCGCCGCCGCCGTCGAGTCGCTGGAGCGCGACCGCGACCTCCTCCCGCCCGACCGCGTGGACGTGTGGCTGGAGCCGGGCCGGGTCGAACTCGGCCCGCTCGACGCGACGGCCGTCCACACCCCCGGCCACCAGGCCGACCACCTCGCGTACCTGCTCGACGACGACGTGTTGCTGTCGGGCGATACCGCGATGGCCCCGTTCCGCCCCGTCCTGCTCCACGACGGGATGGACGACGGCCACACGGAGGCGTTCCCCGGCGCGTTCGCCGCGCTCGACCGCCTCGCGGAACACGACCCCGAGCGGGTGTATCCGGGTCACGGCGAGGTCCACGACCGCCTCGACGAGGTGGTCGAGCGCGACCGCGGGAAGCTCACGTCGCGGCTCGACCGCGTCGAGTCGCTGGTCGCGGACGGGAACGACACCCTCCACGCGGTCGCGGCGGCGCTGACCCCGAGCGTCGAGACGCGCCGGATGTTCTCCGAGACGATGAGCGCGCTCGCCCACCTCGAACGCGAGGGGCGCATCGAGCGGGAGACGGTCGAGGGGGTGTACCGGTTCCGATGA
- a CDS encoding TIGR04024 family LLM class F420-dependent oxidoreductase, with protein sequence MSADREVFLPVAAQPSVDALVGMAETAEELGYGRAWLPETWGRDAVTVLTSIAHATDEIGIGTSIMPVYSRSPALIGQTAATLQEVSDDRFRLGLGPSGPVVIENWHGADFGNPLRRTRETVDIVKRVLSGETVEYDGEYFDLSGFRLRCDAPDPAPAVDTAGMGPKAVELAGRFADGWHALMFTRDGLRERHDDLLAGAEMGDADDRPRTTMSLTCAALEDRERAREIVRQHTAFYLGGMGTYYRDSLARQGHEETAHAVHDAWQAGDHGEAVAAIDDDLLDSLAVAGTPDEAREQLRDWEAMDEVDAVSVSFPREATVEEIRATTEALAP encoded by the coding sequence ATGAGCGCCGACCGCGAGGTGTTCCTCCCCGTCGCGGCCCAGCCGAGCGTGGACGCGCTCGTCGGGATGGCCGAGACCGCGGAGGAACTGGGCTACGGTCGCGCGTGGCTCCCCGAGACGTGGGGGCGCGACGCCGTTACCGTCCTGACGAGCATCGCCCACGCCACCGACGAGATCGGCATCGGCACGTCTATCATGCCCGTCTACTCCCGGTCGCCGGCGCTCATCGGGCAGACCGCCGCGACCCTGCAGGAGGTCTCCGACGACCGGTTCCGGCTGGGACTCGGCCCCTCCGGTCCCGTGGTCATCGAGAACTGGCACGGCGCCGACTTCGGGAACCCCCTCCGGCGCACGCGCGAGACGGTCGATATCGTCAAGCGGGTGCTGTCGGGCGAGACGGTCGAGTACGACGGCGAGTACTTCGACCTCTCGGGCTTCCGGCTCAGGTGCGACGCGCCCGACCCCGCCCCGGCCGTGGACACCGCCGGGATGGGTCCGAAGGCCGTCGAACTCGCCGGGCGGTTCGCCGACGGCTGGCACGCGCTGATGTTCACGCGCGACGGCCTGCGCGAGCGACACGACGACCTGCTCGCCGGCGCGGAGATGGGCGACGCCGACGACCGTCCGCGCACGACCATGTCACTCACTTGCGCGGCGCTGGAGGACCGCGAGCGCGCGAGGGAGATAGTGCGGCAACACACGGCGTTCTACCTCGGCGGTATGGGGACCTACTACCGTGACTCGCTGGCGCGACAGGGCCACGAGGAAACCGCCCACGCCGTCCACGACGCGTGGCAGGCCGGCGACCACGGCGAGGCCGTCGCGGCCATCGACGACGACCTGCTCGACTCGCTGGCCGTCGCGGGGACGCCCGACGAGGCGCGCGAACAGCTACGCGATTGGGAGGCGATGGACGAGGTCGACGCGGTGTCGGTGTCGTTCCCGCGCGAGGCGACCGTCGAGGAGATACGGGCGACGACCGAGGCGCTGGCCCCTTAG
- a CDS encoding CaiB/BaiF CoA transferase family protein, translating to MDLSGVRVLDLTRLLPGPYATQLLADCGADVVKVEDTGAGDYARGMPPTTDAGHGELFDAVNRGKRSVALDLKTEGGTEAFRALAAGADAVIESFRPGVVDRLGVGYGDLRGANSGLVYCSLSGYGQDGPLADRVGHDLNYVGLAGLLDMTRETPDEAPRVPGYPVADMAGGLFAAFAVCGALLSRELGDGTGEHLDVSMTDAVLSFGQAVAPAALRGENPRPGATPLTGAYPWYDVYEAAEGYVTLAALEPQFWEAFCGTVGREEWVPVHGTEDPAERTALREELASLFAERTRDEWVDLLGDTDAAVGGVYSPGEAVEHPQVAARGLVDREGEEARVGSPVRGTEAGDESLPAQGEHTVELLEEAGYGDEELAALRESGAVDYP from the coding sequence GTGGACCTCTCCGGCGTCCGCGTCCTCGACCTGACGCGCCTGCTCCCCGGCCCGTACGCCACGCAACTGCTCGCGGACTGCGGGGCCGACGTCGTGAAGGTGGAGGACACCGGCGCGGGCGACTACGCCCGCGGGATGCCCCCGACGACGGACGCGGGCCACGGCGAGCTATTCGACGCCGTCAACCGGGGCAAGCGGAGCGTCGCGCTCGACCTCAAGACGGAGGGCGGAACCGAGGCGTTCCGCGCGCTCGCGGCCGGCGCCGATGCCGTGATCGAGAGCTTCCGGCCCGGCGTCGTGGACCGCCTCGGTGTGGGGTACGGCGACCTCCGCGGCGCGAACTCCGGCCTCGTCTACTGCTCGCTGTCGGGCTACGGGCAGGACGGGCCGCTCGCCGACCGAGTCGGCCACGACCTGAACTACGTCGGCCTCGCCGGCCTGCTCGACATGACCCGCGAGACCCCCGACGAGGCGCCGCGCGTCCCCGGCTACCCGGTGGCCGACATGGCCGGGGGGCTGTTCGCCGCCTTCGCCGTCTGCGGCGCGCTCCTGTCGCGCGAACTCGGCGACGGAACCGGGGAACACCTCGACGTGTCGATGACGGACGCCGTGCTCTCCTTCGGGCAGGCGGTCGCGCCCGCGGCCCTGCGCGGCGAGAACCCGCGGCCCGGCGCGACCCCGCTCACGGGCGCGTACCCGTGGTACGACGTGTACGAGGCCGCGGAGGGGTACGTGACGCTGGCGGCGCTCGAACCGCAGTTCTGGGAGGCGTTCTGCGGGACGGTCGGCCGCGAGGAGTGGGTTCCGGTCCACGGGACCGAGGACCCGGCCGAGCGCACGGCCCTGCGCGAGGAACTGGCGTCGCTGTTCGCTGAGCGCACCCGCGACGAGTGGGTGGACCTGCTCGGCGACACGGACGCCGCCGTCGGGGGCGTCTACTCCCCGGGCGAAGCGGTCGAGCACCCGCAGGTCGCGGCGCGGGGCCTCGTCGACCGGGAGGGGGAAGAGGCCCGCGTGGGCAGTCCCGTCAGGGGAACTGAGGCCGGCGACGAGTCGCTCCCCGCGCAGGGCGAGCACACGGTCGAATTACTCGAAGAGGCCGGCTACGGCGACGAGGAACTGGCCGCGCTCCGGGAGTCGGGCGCGGTGGACTACCCGTAG
- a CDS encoding SDR family NAD(P)-dependent oxidoreductase, with protein MTRNERFSVDGDVVVITGSSQGIGKVTAEVLAADGANVVVSSRDQEKVDAVAEGINESDRPGEAIAVECDVRDRDAVEALMDATVEEFGRIDTLVNNAGASFMAGFDDISENGWKTIVDINLHGTFHCAQAAGERMQEQDGGGAIVNFASVAGTKGSPYMSHYGAAKAAVVNFTTTLAYEYAAHDIRVNCIAPGFVATPGVESQMGVSADNVERDTVKRRMGLSAEMADIVQFLASDASSYLVGETIEAKGLPAIEESHEV; from the coding sequence ATGACACGGAACGAACGATTCAGCGTCGACGGGGACGTCGTCGTCATCACGGGGTCGAGTCAGGGTATCGGGAAGGTCACCGCGGAGGTGCTCGCGGCGGACGGCGCGAACGTCGTCGTCTCCTCGCGCGACCAGGAGAAGGTGGACGCGGTCGCCGAGGGCATCAACGAGTCGGACCGGCCGGGCGAGGCCATCGCCGTCGAGTGCGACGTGCGCGACCGCGACGCCGTCGAGGCGTTGATGGACGCCACCGTCGAGGAGTTCGGCCGCATCGACACGCTCGTCAACAACGCGGGCGCGTCGTTCATGGCCGGCTTCGACGACATCTCGGAGAACGGCTGGAAGACCATCGTGGACATCAACCTCCACGGGACGTTCCACTGCGCGCAGGCCGCGGGCGAGCGGATGCAGGAACAGGACGGCGGCGGCGCCATCGTCAACTTCGCATCCGTCGCGGGGACGAAGGGGTCGCCGTACATGAGCCACTACGGCGCGGCGAAGGCCGCCGTCGTGAACTTCACGACGACGCTCGCGTACGAGTACGCGGCCCACGACATCCGCGTGAACTGCATCGCCCCCGGCTTCGTCGCCACGCCCGGCGTCGAGTCGCAGATGGGCGTCTCCGCCGACAACGTCGAGCGCGACACCGTCAAGCGCCGGATGGGTCTGTCGGCGGAGATGGCCGACATCGTCCAGTTCCTCGCCAGCGACGCCTCCTCGTATCTCGTCGGCGAGACCATCGAGGCGAAGGGACTGCCCGCCATCGAGGAGAGCCACGAGGTATGA
- a CDS encoding HpcH/HpaI aldolase family protein: MFPDRLASDPLVGTWVSLSDPAVAEMTAPGFDFVMLDTEHAPNDTETIADGIRAVEAADGDAVPLARALDNDLGAIKRLLDLGLAGVMVPMVETPEEAAAAVEAAKYPPEGSRGVAGTRASNYGRDLADYVERANDETALLVQIENERGVSNAEAIAATDGVDALFVGPADLSANLGVFGEFEGERFREAVESVLAAGAATDTPVGTLATTDAGIERYTSWGFDFLIAGTDAGHLQRGAASMRERARENL; this comes from the coding sequence GTGTTCCCCGACCGTCTCGCTTCCGACCCGCTCGTCGGCACGTGGGTGTCGCTGTCGGACCCCGCCGTCGCCGAGATGACCGCGCCCGGCTTCGACTTCGTCATGCTCGACACCGAGCACGCCCCGAACGACACCGAGACCATCGCCGACGGGATACGGGCCGTCGAGGCCGCCGACGGCGACGCCGTGCCGCTGGCGCGCGCGCTCGACAACGACCTCGGCGCGATAAAGCGCCTGCTCGATCTGGGCCTCGCGGGCGTGATGGTCCCGATGGTCGAGACGCCCGAGGAGGCGGCCGCCGCGGTCGAGGCCGCGAAGTACCCGCCCGAGGGGTCGCGCGGCGTCGCCGGGACCCGCGCCTCGAACTACGGCCGCGACCTCGCCGACTACGTCGAGCGCGCGAACGACGAGACCGCCCTGCTGGTCCAGATAGAGAACGAGCGGGGCGTCTCGAACGCCGAGGCCATCGCCGCGACCGACGGCGTGGACGCCCTGTTCGTCGGCCCGGCGGACCTCTCCGCGAACCTCGGCGTCTTCGGCGAGTTCGAGGGCGAGCGCTTCCGCGAGGCGGTCGAGTCGGTGCTCGCGGCGGGCGCGGCGACCGACACCCCGGTCGGGACGCTCGCCACGACGGACGCGGGAATAGAGCGGTACACCTCCTGGGGGTTCGACTTCCTCATCGCCGGCACGGACGCCGGCCACCTCCAGCGCGGGGCCGCGTCGATGCGCGAGCGGGCCCGCGAGAACCTCTAA
- a CDS encoding HAD family hydrolase, whose protein sequence is MTRYDAVFFDLGGVVVELKSIREGYALFVERLTEEYDLPEDALDRWKSALGAHFKGREGTEYRTAREGYRKATTALFDGSPPPEAEWRAMLEAASDETTRPEPGAVEAVRGVAELGVHVGVVSDIDTAEAHDLLDRFGIEGHVDAVTTSEAVGHTKPDARMYEDALAKWGGDAADGVMVGDRYDHDVAGAVDAGLDAIAYGPDAYGPKATHEIADMREVPGVVRGE, encoded by the coding sequence ATGACCCGCTACGACGCGGTCTTTTTCGACCTCGGCGGGGTCGTCGTCGAACTGAAGTCCATCCGCGAGGGGTACGCGCTGTTTGTCGAACGGCTGACAGAAGAGTACGACCTGCCCGAGGACGCGCTCGACCGCTGGAAATCCGCGCTCGGCGCGCACTTCAAGGGGCGCGAGGGGACCGAGTACCGGACCGCCCGCGAGGGCTACCGGAAGGCGACGACCGCGCTGTTCGACGGGTCGCCCCCGCCCGAGGCCGAGTGGCGCGCGATGCTGGAGGCGGCGAGCGACGAGACGACCCGGCCGGAGCCGGGCGCGGTCGAGGCCGTCCGGGGGGTCGCGGAGCTGGGCGTCCACGTCGGCGTTGTCAGCGACATCGACACCGCCGAGGCGCACGACCTGCTCGACCGGTTCGGCATCGAGGGCCACGTCGACGCGGTCACCACGAGCGAGGCCGTCGGCCACACCAAGCCCGACGCCCGGATGTACGAGGACGCGCTCGCGAAGTGGGGCGGCGACGCCGCGGACGGCGTGATGGTCGGGGACCGCTACGACCACGACGTGGCGGGCGCGGTCGACGCCGGCCTCGACGCCATCGCCTACGGGCCCGACGCGTACGGCCCGAAGGCGACCCACGAGATAGCCGACATGCGCGAGGTGCCCGGCGTCGTGCGCGGCGAGTAG
- a CDS encoding DMT family transporter, with protein MSRLRAVAPFALLAVLWGFSFPAISVGLREIPPVLFASFRYDVAAVLLLAAAVATTEWRPRTRGDWEAVLGGGVFLVAGNGFLFVGQQTVPSGIAAIIQGLVPIATALWAMAVLGDRVSTVGWLGILVGFLGVGLVVRPTPANLLAGDLTGRLLVVVQVAFVSLGGVLVERADSSLDAIPRAGWSMFVGAVVLHTASLALGEPVANGYPLVAVGAVLYLGVFATALAFGLFFTLLDRYGALETSLVGYVVPVVATVVGVAFLEESITAVSLVGFAVVFVGFALLKRESLRELAVARYG; from the coding sequence GTGTCCCGTCTCCGCGCCGTCGCGCCGTTCGCCCTCCTCGCCGTGCTGTGGGGGTTCTCGTTCCCCGCCATCAGCGTCGGCCTCCGCGAGATACCGCCGGTGCTGTTCGCCTCCTTCCGCTACGACGTGGCCGCCGTGCTGCTGCTCGCGGCGGCCGTCGCCACGACCGAGTGGCGGCCCCGGACGCGCGGCGACTGGGAGGCCGTCCTCGGCGGCGGCGTCTTCCTCGTCGCGGGCAACGGCTTCCTCTTCGTCGGCCAGCAGACCGTCCCCAGCGGCATCGCGGCCATCATCCAGGGGCTCGTCCCCATCGCCACGGCGCTGTGGGCGATGGCCGTGCTCGGCGACCGCGTCTCGACGGTCGGCTGGCTCGGCATCCTCGTCGGCTTCCTCGGCGTCGGCCTCGTCGTCCGCCCGACCCCCGCGAACCTCCTCGCGGGCGACCTCACGGGGCGACTGCTCGTCGTCGTGCAGGTGGCGTTCGTCTCGCTGGGCGGCGTGCTCGTCGAGCGCGCCGACTCGTCGCTCGACGCCATCCCCCGCGCCGGGTGGTCGATGTTCGTCGGCGCGGTCGTCCTCCACACGGCCAGCCTCGCGCTCGGGGAACCCGTGGCGAACGGCTACCCGCTCGTCGCCGTCGGCGCGGTGCTGTACCTCGGCGTGTTCGCCACGGCGCTCGCCTTCGGCCTCTTCTTCACCCTGCTCGACCGCTACGGCGCGCTGGAGACGAGCCTCGTCGGCTACGTCGTCCCCGTCGTCGCCACCGTCGTCGGGGTCGCGTTCCTGGAGGAGTCCATCACGGCCGTCTCGCTCGTCGGCTTCGCCGTCGTGTTCGTCGGCTTCGCGCTCTTAAAGCGCGAGTCGCTCCGCGAACTCGCGGTCGCGCGCTACGGGTAG
- the msrA gene encoding peptide-methionine (S)-S-oxide reductase MsrA, giving the protein MSDTETATFGGGCFWCTEAAFKQLAGVREVTSGYAGGHVDNPTYEAVCREQTGHAEVTRVEYDPDEIGYDELLRVFFTVHDPTTLNRQGPDVGTQYRSIVLYESDAQRRAVEAFIEGLEAEDVYDDEVVTEVEPLDAFWEAEAYHQDYYEKNPGDAYCQFNADPKIEKVRKQFADKVRSEQPADD; this is encoded by the coding sequence ATGTCCGACACGGAGACGGCGACGTTCGGCGGCGGCTGCTTCTGGTGTACCGAGGCCGCGTTCAAACAGCTCGCGGGCGTCCGCGAGGTGACCTCCGGCTACGCCGGCGGCCACGTCGACAACCCCACCTACGAGGCCGTCTGCCGCGAGCAGACGGGCCACGCCGAGGTGACCCGCGTCGAGTACGACCCCGACGAGATCGGTTACGACGAACTGCTGCGCGTCTTCTTCACGGTCCACGACCCGACGACGCTGAACCGGCAGGGCCCCGACGTGGGTACCCAGTACCGCTCCATCGTGCTCTACGAGTCCGACGCCCAGCGGCGCGCCGTCGAGGCGTTCATCGAGGGGCTGGAGGCCGAGGACGTGTACGACGACGAGGTCGTCACCGAGGTCGAACCCCTCGACGCCTTCTGGGAGGCAGAGGCGTACCACCAGGACTACTACGAGAAGAACCCCGGCGACGCCTACTGCCAGTTCAACGCCGACCCGAAGATAGAGAAGGTCCGCAAGCAGTTCGCCGACAAGGTGCGCTCCGAACAGCCGGCCGACGACTAA
- a CDS encoding thiamine pyrophosphate-binding protein, which produces MTEYTGADLFVDALDQYGVPYLFGNPGTTELPVMEALPDGDVEYVLGLHEDVAVGAAAGYAQTRRYHADGEASEAPGDAGGINPAGVANLHVTPGLAHGIGNLYGASMTGAPLVLTAGNHELDFRHEEPILTGDLEALADQFCKFSAEVTSVEALPMLLRRAFRVALTPPTGPVFLALPVDVMMAETDAEPEPLGPIPDAGTGDPRQVAAAADALVEADSPLLVVGDGVARSGTDAVEAAVDLAEASGARVHGEMLACEINFPTDHDQWISFLPPREELGAMLQNTDTIVFAGCSTNTTLLKHEGPLVPADATTVHIADDAWEVGKNEPTDVPVVGDPGRVLDAVAERVGDRLDESTREARVGQVRAMKESMADTIAAMGEDESDDPRASKAEMVDAVRDVGADPFVVDEGVTTKYAMLTRWEFGPQDYLSNKGGGLGYGLPASVGAALAESLRDEPRDVLGHIGDGSYLYYPQSIYTAVRHDLDLTVVVPDNRNYRILKDNTELMFGEDPDREYVGMDFEPHVDIPMNAESHGARGHLVEDPDDITDVVGEALDSPGVDVVDVLVHD; this is translated from the coding sequence ATGACCGAGTACACGGGCGCGGACCTGTTCGTGGACGCGCTCGACCAGTACGGCGTCCCCTACCTGTTCGGCAACCCCGGAACGACGGAGCTCCCCGTGATGGAGGCGCTCCCCGACGGCGACGTGGAGTACGTCCTCGGGCTCCACGAGGACGTGGCCGTCGGCGCGGCCGCGGGCTACGCACAGACGCGACGGTACCACGCCGACGGCGAGGCGTCGGAGGCGCCCGGCGACGCCGGCGGTATCAACCCCGCGGGCGTGGCGAACCTCCACGTCACGCCGGGGCTGGCCCACGGCATCGGCAACCTCTACGGCGCGTCGATGACCGGCGCGCCGCTCGTCCTCACGGCCGGCAACCACGAACTCGACTTCCGCCACGAGGAGCCCATCCTGACGGGCGACCTCGAAGCGCTCGCGGACCAGTTCTGCAAGTTCTCCGCCGAGGTGACGAGCGTCGAGGCGCTTCCGATGCTGCTGCGCCGGGCGTTCCGCGTCGCGCTCACGCCGCCCACGGGGCCGGTGTTCCTCGCGCTCCCGGTGGACGTGATGATGGCCGAGACGGACGCCGAGCCGGAGCCGCTCGGGCCGATTCCCGACGCGGGGACGGGCGACCCGCGACAGGTGGCGGCCGCCGCGGACGCGCTCGTGGAGGCCGACTCTCCCCTGCTCGTCGTCGGTGACGGCGTGGCGCGCTCGGGCACGGACGCCGTCGAGGCCGCCGTCGACCTCGCGGAGGCCTCGGGCGCGCGGGTCCACGGCGAGATGCTGGCCTGCGAGATCAACTTCCCGACGGACCACGACCAGTGGATATCGTTCCTCCCCCCGCGCGAGGAGCTGGGCGCGATGCTCCAAAACACGGACACCATCGTCTTCGCCGGCTGTTCGACGAACACGACCCTGCTCAAACACGAGGGGCCGCTCGTGCCGGCGGACGCCACGACGGTCCACATCGCCGACGACGCGTGGGAGGTCGGGAAGAACGAGCCGACGGACGTGCCGGTCGTGGGCGACCCCGGCCGCGTGCTGGACGCGGTGGCCGAGCGCGTGGGGGACCGGCTGGACGAGTCCACCCGCGAGGCGCGCGTCGGGCAGGTCCGGGCGATGAAGGAGTCGATGGCCGACACCATCGCCGCGATGGGGGAGGACGAGAGCGACGACCCCCGCGCCTCGAAGGCCGAGATGGTGGACGCGGTGCGCGACGTCGGCGCGGACCCGTTCGTCGTCGACGAGGGCGTCACGACGAAGTACGCGATGTTGACGCGCTGGGAGTTCGGCCCGCAGGACTACCTCTCGAACAAGGGCGGCGGCCTCGGCTACGGGCTGCCGGCCTCCGTGGGCGCGGCGCTCGCGGAGTCGCTGCGCGACGAGCCGCGCGACGTGCTCGGGCACATCGGCGACGGGTCGTACCTCTACTACCCCCAGTCGATATACACCGCCGTGCGCCACGACCTCGACCTGACGGTCGTGGTGCCCGACAACCGCAACTACCGCATCCTGAAAGACAACACCGAGCTGATGTTCGGCGAGGACCCCGACCGCGAGTACGTCGGGATGGACTTCGAACCGCACGTGGACATCCCGATGAACGCCGAGAGCCACGGCGCGCGCGGCCACCTGGTCGAGGACCCGGACGACATCACGGACGTGGTCGGGGAGGCGCTCGACTCGCCGGGCGTGGACGTGGTGGACGTGCTCGTCCACGACTGA